From the Streptomyces camelliae genome, one window contains:
- a CDS encoding sugar phosphate isomerase/epimerase family protein, producing MSAAGTTVRFGYGTNGFANHRLEDALAVIADLGYEGVALTLDHHHLDPFAEDLPRRTEALAARLDRLGLGVVVETGARYLLDPWHKHAPTLLDDEPALRLDFLRRAVRIAADLGAEAVSFWAGVRPAAVPRERAWDRLVRGCAEVVAAADAAGVRLGFEPEPGMLVETIDDWFTLRGRLGAPGCFGLTLDIGHLRCVEPRPVADCVAMAGPHIVNVQIDDMRRGVHEHLEFGTGEIEFPPALRALAEAGYGGLTAVELPRHSHAAPTVARDSLAFLTAARAAAEALGSTREAEEVPQ from the coding sequence ATGAGCGCCGCCGGGACCACCGTGCGGTTCGGGTACGGCACCAACGGGTTCGCCAACCACCGGCTGGAGGATGCGCTCGCCGTCATCGCCGATCTCGGCTACGAAGGCGTCGCGCTCACCCTCGACCACCACCACCTCGACCCGTTCGCCGAGGACCTGCCCCGCCGCACCGAGGCCCTGGCGGCGCGGCTGGACCGGCTCGGGCTCGGCGTCGTCGTCGAAACCGGTGCCCGGTACCTGCTCGACCCGTGGCACAAGCACGCCCCGACCCTGCTCGACGACGAACCCGCGCTCCGGCTGGACTTCCTGCGGCGGGCCGTACGCATCGCAGCGGACCTGGGGGCGGAGGCCGTCTCGTTCTGGGCCGGTGTCCGGCCCGCCGCGGTGCCGCGGGAGCGGGCCTGGGACCGCCTGGTGCGGGGCTGCGCCGAGGTGGTGGCCGCGGCGGACGCGGCGGGTGTGCGGCTGGGTTTTGAACCGGAGCCCGGCATGCTGGTGGAGACGATCGACGACTGGTTCACGCTGCGCGGCAGGCTCGGCGCGCCGGGCTGCTTCGGCCTCACCCTCGACATCGGGCACCTGCGGTGCGTCGAGCCGCGGCCGGTGGCGGACTGCGTGGCCATGGCCGGTCCGCACATCGTCAACGTGCAGATCGACGACATGCGGCGGGGTGTGCACGAGCACCTGGAGTTCGGGACCGGCGAGATCGAGTTCCCGCCCGCGCTGCGCGCCCTCGCCGAAGCCGGGTACGGCGGGCTGACGGCCGTGGAGCTGCCCCGCCACTCCCATGCCGCGCCCACGGTCGCACGCGACTCGCTGGCGTTCCTCACCGCCGCCCGCGCCGCGGCCGAGG
- a CDS encoding SCO3242 family prenyltransferase, which produces MTTPRDLMELVRAPAALSVPGDAMAGAAAAGALGPRTAGLSAAAVCLYWAGMAANDWADRDLDAGERPGRPIPSGRVAPRAALGVAAGLSAAGLALSGLAGGRRALAVAVPLTGAVWAYDLKLKGTAAGPAAMAACRGLDVLLGASARRGGWRRALAPALTVAAHTYTVTALSRREVTGAGRLLPGATLVGTAGVALAASGRAPRPGLVRSLAAWYAAGYGDAQVKALATPDAGSVRAAVAAGITGLPALQGALVARSARPGAAAAVAACAPLGRALAGRVSPT; this is translated from the coding sequence ATGACCACGCCACGGGACCTCATGGAGCTGGTCCGCGCGCCCGCCGCGCTGTCGGTACCCGGGGACGCCATGGCCGGCGCCGCCGCCGCGGGCGCCCTCGGGCCGCGTACGGCCGGACTGTCCGCGGCCGCGGTCTGCCTGTACTGGGCGGGGATGGCGGCCAACGACTGGGCGGACCGGGACCTGGACGCCGGGGAGCGTCCCGGCCGGCCGATCCCGTCCGGCCGGGTGGCGCCGCGCGCCGCCCTGGGCGTCGCGGCCGGGCTCAGCGCGGCCGGGCTCGCCCTGTCCGGCCTGGCCGGCGGCCGCCGGGCGCTCGCGGTGGCGGTGCCGCTGACCGGCGCGGTGTGGGCGTACGACCTGAAGCTGAAGGGCACCGCGGCCGGCCCCGCCGCCATGGCCGCCTGCCGCGGACTCGACGTGCTCCTCGGCGCCAGTGCGCGCCGGGGCGGCTGGCGGCGCGCGCTCGCGCCGGCCCTCACCGTCGCCGCGCACACGTACACGGTCACCGCCCTGTCGCGCCGGGAGGTGACCGGCGCCGGCCGGCTGCTGCCGGGCGCGACGCTGGTCGGGACGGCCGGGGTCGCCCTCGCGGCCTCGGGGCGGGCGCCGCGGCCCGGGCTGGTCCGGTCGCTGGCCGCCTGGTACGCGGCCGGGTACGGGGACGCCCAGGTCAAGGCGCTGGCCACGCCGGACGCCGGCAGCGTACGGGCGGCGGTCGCGGCCGGGATCACCGGCCTGCCCGCGCTGCAGGGCGCGCTCGTCGCGCGGTCGGCGCGTCCCGGCGCCGCCGCTGCGGTGGCCGCCTGCGCACCGCTCGGCCGGGCCCTGGCCGGCAGGGTGTCGCCGACATGA